In a single window of the Streptomyces sp. CGMCC 4.7035 genome:
- a CDS encoding glycoside hydrolase family 6 protein, whose amino-acid sequence MSRTRTAIVAALTLVAGVSGTAFASVPSTEAGIAAIPCTVDYKVQNQWDTGFTAAVTVTNNSAAKSSWSVKWSYAGNQKITNYWNTKLTQSGTAVTANNETYNGTLSTGGSVSFGFNAFYSGTNAIPTTFTLDGVTCNVDDGSSGGGGGGGGGGTGSRVDNPYAGAKVYVNPEWSAKAAAEPGGSRVSNQPTGVWLDHIAAINGTSTSMGLRAHLDAALAQKGSGEEVVQLVVYDLPGRDCSALASNGELGPTEIDKYKTQFIDPIAAILSDPKYASLRIVTTIELDSLPNLVTNTGSRASATAACDTMLANGNYVKGVGYALAKLGAIPNVYNYLDAGHHGWLGWDDNFGPAATLFKQAATSEGASVDDVQGFITNTANYSALKENNFTINDSVNGTSVRQSKWVDWNRYVDELSFAQAFRNQLVSVGFNSGIGMLIDTSRNGWGGTARPTGPGPLTSVDTYVDGGRYDRRIHVGNWCNQSGAGLGERPQASPATGIDAYVWMKPPGESDGSSSAIANDEGKGFDRMCDPTYTGNARNGNNMSGALPNAPLSGHWFSAQFQQLMQNAYPPL is encoded by the coding sequence ATGAGTCGTACCAGAACAGCGATAGTCGCCGCCCTGACGCTGGTCGCCGGGGTCTCCGGGACGGCGTTCGCCTCCGTCCCGTCCACCGAAGCCGGCATCGCCGCGATTCCCTGCACCGTCGACTACAAGGTGCAGAACCAGTGGGACACCGGCTTCACCGCCGCCGTGACGGTCACCAACAACTCGGCCGCCAAGAGCAGTTGGTCGGTGAAGTGGTCCTACGCCGGAAACCAGAAGATCACCAACTACTGGAACACCAAGCTCACCCAGAGCGGCACGGCCGTCACCGCCAACAACGAGACCTACAACGGGACCCTGTCCACCGGCGGTTCGGTCAGCTTCGGCTTCAACGCCTTCTACAGCGGGACCAACGCGATCCCCACCACGTTCACGCTCGACGGTGTGACCTGCAACGTCGACGACGGCAGCAGCGGTGGCGGCGGAGGAGGCGGGGGCGGCGGCACCGGCAGCCGCGTCGACAACCCGTACGCGGGCGCCAAGGTCTACGTGAACCCGGAGTGGTCCGCGAAGGCCGCCGCGGAACCGGGCGGCAGCCGCGTCTCCAACCAGCCCACCGGCGTCTGGCTCGACCACATCGCCGCGATCAACGGCACGAGCACCAGCATGGGCCTGCGCGCCCACCTGGACGCGGCCCTCGCCCAGAAGGGCAGCGGCGAAGAGGTCGTCCAGCTGGTCGTCTACGACCTGCCGGGGCGTGACTGTTCGGCCCTGGCGTCGAACGGGGAACTGGGCCCCACGGAGATCGACAAGTACAAGACGCAGTTCATCGACCCGATCGCCGCGATCCTGTCCGACCCCAAGTACGCCTCGCTCAGGATCGTCACCACCATCGAGCTCGACTCGCTGCCCAACCTCGTCACCAACACCGGCAGCCGCGCCTCCGCGACGGCCGCGTGCGACACGATGCTCGCCAACGGCAACTACGTGAAGGGCGTCGGTTACGCCCTCGCCAAGCTCGGCGCGATCCCCAACGTCTACAACTACCTCGATGCCGGTCACCACGGCTGGCTCGGCTGGGACGACAACTTCGGCCCGGCGGCCACCCTGTTCAAGCAGGCGGCCACCAGTGAAGGGGCGAGCGTCGACGACGTCCAGGGCTTCATCACCAACACGGCCAACTACAGCGCCCTGAAGGAGAACAACTTCACCATCAACGACTCGGTGAACGGCACATCCGTCCGCCAGTCGAAGTGGGTCGACTGGAACCGTTACGTCGACGAGCTGTCCTTCGCTCAGGCATTCCGCAACCAGCTGGTGTCCGTCGGCTTCAACTCCGGCATCGGCATGCTGATCGACACCTCGCGCAACGGCTGGGGCGGCACCGCACGGCCAACCGGCCCCGGCCCGCTGACCAGCGTGGACACCTACGTCGACGGCGGCCGCTACGACCGCCGCATCCACGTCGGCAACTGGTGCAACCAGTCCGGCGCCGGCCTCGGTGAGCGTCCGCAGGCCTCCCCGGCCACCGGGATCGACGCGTACGTGTGGATGAAGCCGCCGGGCGAGTCCGACGGCTCCAGCAGCGCGATCGCGAACGACGAGGGCAAGGGCTTCGACCGCATGTGTGACCCGACGTACACGGGCAACGCCCGCAACGGCAACAACATGTCGGGCGCCCTGCCGAACGCACCGCTGTCCGGACACTGGTTCTCGGCCCAGTTCCAGCAGCTGATGCAGAACGCGTACCCGCCCCTGTAG
- a CDS encoding class I SAM-dependent methyltransferase: MAHNHHDHHTQHGHHSHTDLDWAVMAPQMEAQAELFAPLYGRVMAWLTKEVPEPGLIVDIGSGPGVISCQFAETFPGARVVAVDGSEPLLERARDRAERLGIADRFGTITGELPDALAELDYPADLLWAGNSLHHLGDQRAALAAFAARLAPGGTLALLEGGLPARFLPRDIGIGRPGLQARLDAMQTEWFTRMRDELPGTVAETENWPALLTAAGLKHTGTRSFLLDLPAPVTDRARAYVVGSLTWLRDALAEGLDPEDRATLDRLLDPDDEASVHRRKDVFVLKADTVYLAQAPDQA, encoded by the coding sequence ATGGCGCACAACCACCACGACCACCACACTCAGCATGGCCACCACAGCCACACCGACCTCGACTGGGCCGTCATGGCTCCGCAGATGGAGGCCCAGGCGGAGCTGTTCGCGCCGCTGTACGGGAGGGTCATGGCGTGGCTGACGAAGGAGGTACCGGAGCCCGGCCTCATCGTCGACATCGGCAGCGGGCCGGGCGTCATCTCCTGCCAGTTCGCCGAGACCTTCCCCGGCGCGCGAGTCGTGGCCGTGGACGGCTCGGAGCCCCTGCTGGAGCGCGCCCGCGACCGGGCCGAGCGTCTCGGCATCGCCGACCGCTTCGGCACGATCACCGGCGAACTCCCCGACGCCCTGGCGGAGCTGGACTATCCGGCCGACCTGTTGTGGGCCGGGAACAGCCTGCACCACCTGGGCGACCAGCGCGCCGCCCTCGCCGCGTTCGCCGCGCGGCTGGCGCCCGGCGGCACGCTGGCCCTGCTGGAGGGCGGGCTGCCCGCGCGGTTCCTACCGCGGGACATCGGCATCGGGCGTCCGGGCCTGCAGGCGCGGCTGGACGCGATGCAGACGGAGTGGTTCACGCGGATGCGCGACGAGCTGCCGGGAACTGTCGCCGAAACCGAGAACTGGCCCGCGCTGCTGACCGCCGCGGGCCTCAAGCACACCGGCACCCGCAGCTTCCTGCTGGACCTGCCCGCACCGGTCACGGACAGGGCCCGCGCCTACGTCGTCGGTTCCCTGACCTGGCTCCGCGACGCGCTCGCGGAAGGTCTCGACCCGGAGGACCGCGCCACCCTGGACCGCCTCCTCGACCCCGATGACGAGGCGAGCGTGCACCGCCGCAAGGACGTGTTCGTGCTGAAGGCGGACACGGTGTACCTGGCGCAGGCGCCGGACCAGGCCTGA